A single Loxodonta africana isolate mLoxAfr1 chromosome 24, mLoxAfr1.hap2, whole genome shotgun sequence DNA region contains:
- the SS18L1 gene encoding calcium-responsive transactivator isoform X1 has protein sequence MLDENHQLIQCILDYQSKGKTAECTQYQQILHRNLVYLATIADSNQNMQSLLPAPPTQNMNLGPGALSQSSSGQGLHSQSSLGDTIGTGLPPSSLMQGQISNGPNHVSLQPTAQSTLPTTSMSLSASSHSSGPGYSHAGPASQSVPLQGQGAIGNYVSRTNINMQSNPVSMMHQQTATSHYSSTQSGSQHYQGQSSIAMMGQSGQGSSLMGQRPMAPYRASQQGSSQQYLGQEEYYSEQYSHSQGATEPMSQQYYPDGHGDYAYQQSSYTDQSYDRAFEEPAQHYYEGGNSQYSQQQAGYQQGTAQPQTYSQQQYPNQQSYPGQQPGYGPAQGAPAQYSSYQQGQGQQYGSYRSSQTGPSAQQQRPYGYEQASFRSVSRRGHLPCLSRCSDDSLVVMRSDETGLMGFQGPSGMLILCLQGPHAQFYRHTHLATELTVASVGVSPSSIGTPLQQAFAEGPPQAIPLP, from the exons ATGCTGGACGAGAACCACCAGCTGATCCAGTGCATTCTGGACTACCAGAGCAAGGGCAAGACAGCCGAGTGCACCCA GTACCAGCAGATCCTGCACCGGAACCTGGTGTACCTTGCCACGATTGCCGACTCCAACCAGAACATGCAGTCCCTGCTCCCGGCC CCGCCCACCCAGAACATGAACCTGGGCCCGGGAGCACTGTCCCAGAGCAGCTCCGGCCAGGGCCTGCACTCCCAGAGCAGCCTCGGCGACACCATCGGCACGGGCCTGCCCCCCTCCTCCCTCATGCAGGGCCAGATCAGCAATG GTCCGAACCACGTGTCCCTGCAGCCGACGGCACAAAGCACACTGCCCACCACTTCCATGAGCCTGTCAGCCAGCAGCCACAGCTCGGGGCCTGGCTACAGCCATGCGGGACCCGCCTCGCAGAGCGTGCCCCTGCAGGGCCAGGGTGCCATCGGCAACTATGTGTCCCGGACTAATATCAACATGCAGTCCAACCCAG TGTCGATGATGCACCAGCAGACAGCCACGTCCCACTACAGCTCGACGCAGAGCGGGAGCCAGCACTACCAGGGCCAGTCCTCCATTGCCATGATGGGCCAGAGTGGCCAGGGCAGCAGCCTGATGGGGCAGCGGCCCATGGCACCATACCGGGCCTCCCAGCAAG GCTCATCGCAGCAGTACCTGGGCCAGGAGGAATACTACAGTGAGCAGTACAGCCACAGCCAGGGTGCCACAGAGCCTATGAGCCAGCAGTACTACCCAGATG GCCACGGAGACTACGCCTACCAACAGTCGTCCTACACGGACCAGAGCTACGACAGGGCGTTCGAGGAGCCTGCCCAGCACTACTACGAAGGCG gaAACTCTCAGTACAGCCAGCAGCAGGCCGGCTACCAGCAGGGGACGGCCCAGCCGCAGACATACTCCCAGCAGCAGTATCCCAACCAGCAGAGCTACCCCGGGCAGCAGCCAGGCTACG GGCCTGCCCAGGGTGCCCCCGCGCAGTATTCCAGCTACCAACAAGGACAAGGCCAGCAGTACGGAAGCTACCGGTCATCTCAGACGGGACCGTCCGCGCAGCAGCAGAGGCCATATGGCTACGAGCAGGCAAGCTTCCGCAGTGTTTCCAGGCGTGGGCATCTGCCATGTCTGTCGAGATGCAGTGACGATTCTCTAGTGGTCATGAGGAGTGATGAGACAGGGCTCATGGGCTTTCAGGGCCCTTCTGGAATGTTAATTCTGTGCTTACAAGGCCCACATGCTCAGTTCTACAGGCACACTCACCTTGCCACTGAGCTTACTGTTGCCTCAGTAGGTGTGAGTCCCTCGTCCATTGGCACACCCCTGCAACAAGCATTTGCTGAGGGCCCGCCCCAAGCTATCCCCCTACCCTGA
- the SS18L1 gene encoding calcium-responsive transactivator isoform X3, whose translation MSLSASSHSSGPGYSHAGPASQSVPLQGQGAIGNYVSRTNINMQSNPVSMMHQQTATSHYSSTQSGSQHYQGQSSIAMMGQSGQGSSLMGQRPMAPYRASQQGSSQQYLGQEEYYSEQYSHSQGATEPMSQQYYPDGHGDYAYQQSSYTDQSYDRAFEEPAQHYYEGGNSQYSQQQAGYQQGTAQPQTYSQQQYPNQQSYPGQQPGYGPAQGAPAQYSSYQQGQGQQYGSYRSSQTGPSAQQQRPYGYEQASFRSVSRRGHLPCLSRCSDDSLVVMRSDETGLMGFQGPSGMLILCLQGPHAQFYRHTHLATELTVASVGVSPSSIGTPLQQAFAEGPPQAIPLP comes from the exons ATGAGCCTGTCAGCCAGCAGCCACAGCTCGGGGCCTGGCTACAGCCATGCGGGACCCGCCTCGCAGAGCGTGCCCCTGCAGGGCCAGGGTGCCATCGGCAACTATGTGTCCCGGACTAATATCAACATGCAGTCCAACCCAG TGTCGATGATGCACCAGCAGACAGCCACGTCCCACTACAGCTCGACGCAGAGCGGGAGCCAGCACTACCAGGGCCAGTCCTCCATTGCCATGATGGGCCAGAGTGGCCAGGGCAGCAGCCTGATGGGGCAGCGGCCCATGGCACCATACCGGGCCTCCCAGCAAG GCTCATCGCAGCAGTACCTGGGCCAGGAGGAATACTACAGTGAGCAGTACAGCCACAGCCAGGGTGCCACAGAGCCTATGAGCCAGCAGTACTACCCAGATG GCCACGGAGACTACGCCTACCAACAGTCGTCCTACACGGACCAGAGCTACGACAGGGCGTTCGAGGAGCCTGCCCAGCACTACTACGAAGGCG gaAACTCTCAGTACAGCCAGCAGCAGGCCGGCTACCAGCAGGGGACGGCCCAGCCGCAGACATACTCCCAGCAGCAGTATCCCAACCAGCAGAGCTACCCCGGGCAGCAGCCAGGCTACG GGCCTGCCCAGGGTGCCCCCGCGCAGTATTCCAGCTACCAACAAGGACAAGGCCAGCAGTACGGAAGCTACCGGTCATCTCAGACGGGACCGTCCGCGCAGCAGCAGAGGCCATATGGCTACGAGCAGGCAAGCTTCCGCAGTGTTTCCAGGCGTGGGCATCTGCCATGTCTGTCGAGATGCAGTGACGATTCTCTAGTGGTCATGAGGAGTGATGAGACAGGGCTCATGGGCTTTCAGGGCCCTTCTGGAATGTTAATTCTGTGCTTACAAGGCCCACATGCTCAGTTCTACAGGCACACTCACCTTGCCACTGAGCTTACTGTTGCCTCAGTAGGTGTGAGTCCCTCGTCCATTGGCACACCCCTGCAACAAGCATTTGCTGAGGGCCCGCCCCAAGCTATCCCCCTACCCTGA
- the SS18L1 gene encoding calcium-responsive transactivator isoform X2 — protein sequence MSVAFASARPRGKGEVTQQTIQKMLDENHQLIQCILDYQSKGKTAECTQYQQILHRNLVYLATIADSNQNMQSLLPAPPTQNMNLGPGALSQSSSGQGLHSQSSLGDTIGTGLPPSSLMQGQISNGPNHVSLQPTAQSTLPTTSMSLSASSHSSGPGYSHAGPASQSVPLQGQGAIGNYVSRTNINMQSNPVSMMHQQTATSHYSSTQSGSQHYQGQSSIAMMGQSGQGSSLMGQRPMAPYRASQQGSSQQYLGQEEYYSEQYSHSQGATEPMSQQYYPDGHGDYAYQQSSYTDQSYDRAFEEPAQHYYEGGNSQYSQQQAGYQQGTAQPQTYSQQQYPNQQSYPGQQPGYGPAQGAPAQYSSYQQGQGQQYGSYRSSQTGPSAQQQRPYGYEQGQYGNYQQ from the exons ATGTCCGTGGCCTTCGCGTCCGCCCGACCGAGAGGCAAAGGCGAGGTCACGCAGCAGACCATCCAGAAG ATGCTGGACGAGAACCACCAGCTGATCCAGTGCATTCTGGACTACCAGAGCAAGGGCAAGACAGCCGAGTGCACCCA GTACCAGCAGATCCTGCACCGGAACCTGGTGTACCTTGCCACGATTGCCGACTCCAACCAGAACATGCAGTCCCTGCTCCCGGCC CCGCCCACCCAGAACATGAACCTGGGCCCGGGAGCACTGTCCCAGAGCAGCTCCGGCCAGGGCCTGCACTCCCAGAGCAGCCTCGGCGACACCATCGGCACGGGCCTGCCCCCCTCCTCCCTCATGCAGGGCCAGATCAGCAATG GTCCGAACCACGTGTCCCTGCAGCCGACGGCACAAAGCACACTGCCCACCACTTCCATGAGCCTGTCAGCCAGCAGCCACAGCTCGGGGCCTGGCTACAGCCATGCGGGACCCGCCTCGCAGAGCGTGCCCCTGCAGGGCCAGGGTGCCATCGGCAACTATGTGTCCCGGACTAATATCAACATGCAGTCCAACCCAG TGTCGATGATGCACCAGCAGACAGCCACGTCCCACTACAGCTCGACGCAGAGCGGGAGCCAGCACTACCAGGGCCAGTCCTCCATTGCCATGATGGGCCAGAGTGGCCAGGGCAGCAGCCTGATGGGGCAGCGGCCCATGGCACCATACCGGGCCTCCCAGCAAG GCTCATCGCAGCAGTACCTGGGCCAGGAGGAATACTACAGTGAGCAGTACAGCCACAGCCAGGGTGCCACAGAGCCTATGAGCCAGCAGTACTACCCAGATG GCCACGGAGACTACGCCTACCAACAGTCGTCCTACACGGACCAGAGCTACGACAGGGCGTTCGAGGAGCCTGCCCAGCACTACTACGAAGGCG gaAACTCTCAGTACAGCCAGCAGCAGGCCGGCTACCAGCAGGGGACGGCCCAGCCGCAGACATACTCCCAGCAGCAGTATCCCAACCAGCAGAGCTACCCCGGGCAGCAGCCAGGCTACG GGCCTGCCCAGGGTGCCCCCGCGCAGTATTCCAGCTACCAACAAGGACAAGGCCAGCAGTACGGAAGCTACCGGTCATCTCAGACGGGACCGTCCGCGCAGCAGCAGAGGCCATATGGCTACGAGCAG GGCCAATATGGGAACTACCAGCAGTAA